A single window of [Clostridium] hylemonae DSM 15053 DNA harbors:
- a CDS encoding type III pantothenate kinase, with protein MLLVIDVGNTNITLGVFKEDELLGTFRMTTKQPRTSDEYGITLKELVERQGILSTDISAVIIASVVPDIMHSLGSSIIKYFGIKPIVVSAGIKTGIRIVTENPRQVGSDRIVDAVAAYTLHGGPVIVLDFGTATTYDVVGIDGTFEAGVTAPGIRTSAQALWGGAAMLPAIEIKKPDSIMAKETISSMQAGLVFGQIGQTEYIVNRIKEESGYMDAKVVATGGLGKIIAAETDVIDIYDSQLTLKGLRIIYEKNRKH; from the coding sequence ATGTTACTTGTTATAGATGTGGGAAACACGAATATCACACTTGGCGTATTCAAAGAAGACGAACTGCTTGGAACGTTCCGTATGACTACGAAACAGCCCCGCACGTCGGATGAATACGGGATCACACTGAAAGAACTTGTGGAGCGCCAGGGAATCTTAAGCACAGATATCAGCGCGGTCATCATCGCTTCTGTTGTGCCGGACATTATGCATTCCCTCGGAAGTTCCATTATCAAATATTTTGGTATCAAACCGATCGTAGTCTCAGCAGGCATCAAGACCGGCATCCGTATCGTGACAGAGAATCCGCGGCAGGTCGGGTCGGACAGGATCGTGGATGCGGTCGCGGCCTATACACTGCACGGAGGGCCGGTCATCGTTCTGGACTTCGGCACGGCCACCACATATGACGTGGTGGGCATCGACGGTACATTTGAGGCCGGGGTCACAGCGCCGGGCATCCGAACATCCGCGCAGGCGCTCTGGGGAGGGGCGGCAATGCTCCCGGCGATCGAGATCAAAAAGCCGGATTCCATAATGGCGAAGGAAACCATCAGCAGCATGCAGGCGGGGCTTGTGTTCGGCCAGATCGGCCAGACGGAATATATCGTAAACAGGATCAAGGAAGAGTCGGGCTATATGGACGCGAAGGTGGTTGCCACCGGAGGCCTTGGCAAGATAATCGCGGCGGAGACAGACGTGATCGATATCTATGATTCCCAGCTGACATTAAAGGGACTGAGGATTATTTATGAAAAAAATAGGAAACATTGA
- a CDS encoding biotin--[acetyl-CoA-carboxylase] ligase codes for MKTEILKVLRESGGYVSGQQLCDSFGVSRTAVWKVIEQLKKEGYEIEAVRSRGYRLVESPDVMGQAELESLIRTRWAGRPVVYASETDSTNIQAKALGEKGASHGTLFVADRQTAGKGRRGRSWESPAGTSIYMTVLLRPGFLPSRAPMLTLVMALSVAEGITGETGLLAQIKWPNDIVVNRKKVCGILTEMSAEVDYINYVVTGAGINVNTECFPREIAGTATSLYIEGGARVRRAKLAARIMERYEENYETFLAAEDLSGLKSAYNRLLVNRGKEVRILEPGNEYEAVASGINDTGELIVTARDGSRRAIFAGEVSVRGVYGYV; via the coding sequence ATGAAGACGGAAATTCTGAAAGTGCTCCGTGAGAGCGGAGGATATGTGTCCGGGCAGCAGCTCTGTGACAGCTTTGGCGTATCACGGACAGCTGTCTGGAAGGTGATCGAACAGCTGAAGAAGGAAGGGTATGAGATAGAGGCGGTGCGCAGCAGAGGGTACCGCCTCGTAGAAAGCCCGGATGTGATGGGGCAGGCGGAGCTCGAAAGCCTGATCCGCACGCGCTGGGCGGGAAGGCCTGTGGTATATGCGTCAGAGACAGACTCTACGAATATACAGGCTAAGGCGCTTGGAGAAAAAGGCGCGTCACACGGCACGCTCTTTGTGGCGGACCGCCAGACTGCGGGAAAAGGCCGGCGCGGACGCAGCTGGGAATCGCCGGCCGGGACGAGCATCTATATGACGGTCCTGCTCAGGCCCGGATTTCTTCCTTCCAGGGCGCCCATGCTCACTCTTGTCATGGCGTTGAGCGTGGCGGAGGGCATTACAGGCGAGACCGGGCTTTTGGCACAGATAAAATGGCCCAACGACATCGTAGTGAACAGAAAGAAAGTGTGCGGCATCCTGACAGAGATGAGCGCGGAAGTCGACTATATCAATTATGTAGTGACAGGCGCCGGCATCAATGTAAACACAGAATGTTTTCCCAGGGAAATTGCCGGGACGGCAACTTCCCTGTATATAGAAGGGGGCGCCAGAGTAAGGCGGGCAAAGCTGGCGGCCAGAATTATGGAGCGGTATGAGGAAAATTATGAGACATTTCTCGCGGCGGAGGATCTGTCCGGGCTTAAGAGCGCGTATAACCGGCTGCTCGTCAACCGCGGAAAAGAGGTGCGTATCCTGGAGCCTGGAAATGAGTATGAGGCGGTGGCCTCCGGCATCAATGATACGGGAGAGCTGATCGTCACGGCGCGGGATGGTTCCAGGCGGGCCATATTCGCGGGAGAAGTATCTGTAAGAGGAGTATATGGATATGTATGA
- the argF gene encoding ornithine carbamoyltransferase: MELKPIIDLSKEYGLVFDGGGARGAYQIGAWKALREAGVKLNAVAGTSVGALNGALVCMGDMEKAEDIWSKMTFSSVMDVDDEWMERLFRKETTIREFLNEGWSRLKDGGIDITPLKELIHEVIDEEKIRNSSIEFCLLTFSVSDFKELDLSVEDIPEGLLEEFLLASAYLIGFKNERLHGKKYIDGGVINNVPLSSLVKRGYENIIEVRIYGPGREPRVKMPETGVKYEIGPRVKLGSIIEFSGRRSRQNMKIGYFDAKRMLYGLEGFIYYVEQTYDDHYYEKLMSGIKEIEKAETAFALKLSFGHSDKELFMGMLEAAAKLLRVPKYQIYTVDQLYDIVYNKYEILGDKLHLPRFVHILTGLREERKMNLKGRSFLTLKDFTPEEIVYLLDLAADLKEKKKQGITGNSLQGKNIALIFEKPSTRTRCAFTVGAADEGGNPTYLAGSEIQLGHKESIEDTARVLGRMFDGIEFRGFSQAHVEALAKYSGVPVWNGLTDEYHPTQILADLLTMREHFGYLKGLKFAYLGDGRNNMANSLMIGCAKVGVDFINVAPKALWPTEELTDLCKKYAAESGASITITDDVNDVEGADVLYTDVWASMGEEDKAAERIEMLRPYQINKEMMARTKKEGTIFMHCLPAVKGKEVTEDVFEGDASVVFDEAENRLHTIKAVMVATLGNI, encoded by the coding sequence CCATCATAGATTTATCAAAAGAATATGGCCTTGTATTTGACGGAGGCGGAGCGAGGGGCGCGTACCAGATAGGTGCGTGGAAGGCCCTGAGGGAAGCCGGGGTGAAGCTGAATGCAGTGGCAGGGACATCCGTGGGCGCATTAAATGGCGCCCTCGTTTGCATGGGTGATATGGAAAAGGCGGAAGACATCTGGAGCAAGATGACGTTTTCTTCCGTGATGGATGTGGACGACGAATGGATGGAGCGTCTGTTCCGCAAGGAGACGACGATCCGCGAGTTTCTGAACGAAGGATGGAGCCGACTGAAAGACGGCGGCATTGACATAACACCGCTCAAAGAGCTGATCCATGAGGTTATAGACGAAGAGAAGATAAGGAACAGCAGCATTGAATTCTGCCTGCTGACTTTTTCAGTGTCTGATTTTAAAGAGCTGGACTTGAGTGTAGAAGATATCCCGGAAGGGCTGCTGGAAGAATTTCTTCTGGCGAGCGCTTACCTGATCGGCTTCAAAAATGAACGGCTTCACGGCAAAAAGTATATCGACGGCGGCGTTATCAATAATGTGCCGCTTAGTTCCCTCGTCAAAAGGGGCTATGAGAATATCATAGAAGTGCGTATCTACGGGCCGGGCAGAGAGCCCCGGGTAAAGATGCCTGAGACCGGGGTAAAATACGAGATCGGTCCGAGGGTAAAGCTTGGAAGCATTATAGAATTTTCCGGCAGGAGAAGCCGGCAGAACATGAAGATCGGTTACTTTGACGCAAAGAGAATGCTGTACGGACTGGAAGGATTTATCTACTATGTAGAGCAGACGTATGACGATCACTACTATGAGAAGCTCATGAGCGGTATCAAAGAGATCGAGAAGGCGGAGACGGCATTTGCCCTGAAGCTTTCCTTCGGGCACTCTGACAAGGAGCTGTTCATGGGGATGCTGGAGGCGGCTGCGAAATTACTGCGTGTTCCGAAATATCAGATATACACAGTGGACCAATTGTATGATATTGTATATAATAAATATGAAATTTTAGGTGATAAGCTGCACCTGCCGCGTTTTGTTCATATATTAACAGGATTAAGAGAGGAACGGAAGATGAATTTAAAAGGAAGAAGTTTTTTGACATTGAAGGATTTTACACCGGAGGAGATCGTATATCTGCTTGATCTGGCAGCGGATCTAAAGGAGAAGAAAAAACAGGGGATCACAGGAAACAGCCTGCAGGGCAAGAACATAGCGCTCATATTTGAGAAGCCATCCACGAGAACGCGCTGTGCGTTCACGGTAGGCGCGGCGGATGAGGGCGGAAATCCGACCTATCTTGCCGGGAGCGAGATACAGCTTGGACATAAGGAAAGTATTGAAGATACGGCGCGGGTGCTCGGACGGATGTTTGACGGAATTGAATTCCGCGGTTTCAGCCAGGCGCATGTAGAGGCGCTTGCAAAATACAGCGGGGTGCCGGTCTGGAACGGACTGACGGATGAGTACCATCCGACACAGATACTTGCGGACCTTCTCACGATGAGAGAACACTTCGGATATCTGAAGGGGCTGAAATTTGCTTATCTCGGCGACGGCCGCAACAATATGGCCAACAGCCTTATGATAGGATGTGCCAAAGTGGGCGTGGACTTTATAAATGTGGCGCCAAAGGCTCTGTGGCCGACCGAAGAACTGACAGACCTGTGCAAAAAATATGCGGCCGAGTCAGGCGCTTCCATCACGATCACAGACGATGTCAATGACGTGGAAGGCGCCGATGTATTATACACAGACGTGTGGGCTTCTATGGGCGAGGAAGACAAGGCGGCTGAGCGGATCGAGATGCTCCGTCCGTATCAGATCAATAAAGAGATGATGGCAAGGACGAAGAAGGAAGGTACGATATTCATGCACTGCCTGCCTGCAGTCAAGGGTAAGGAAGTGACGGAGGATGTCTTTGAGGGAGATGCTTCTGTCGTATTTGATGAGGCAGAGAACCGCCTGCATACGATCAAAGCGGTTATGGTGGCCACACTTGGCAATATCTAG
- a CDS encoding DUF6145 family protein has protein sequence MYENKVVLCGANSYEEKYYLNPDFEQLPGKIKDELKIMCVLYVNDVGGILTLVYEEDAELCFEVTSEEGDPMFDEIGSQLKIKELQREKQELLAALQLYYRVFFLGEDV, from the coding sequence ATGTATGAAAATAAAGTGGTGCTCTGCGGAGCCAATTCTTATGAAGAGAAGTATTACCTGAACCCGGATTTTGAACAGCTGCCCGGCAAGATAAAAGATGAGCTGAAGATCATGTGCGTGCTGTACGTAAATGATGTTGGCGGTATACTTACGCTTGTTTACGAAGAGGATGCAGAGCTCTGCTTTGAGGTGACAAGTGAGGAAGGCGATCCGATGTTTGATGAGATAGGAAGCCAGCTTAAGATAAAAGAGCTCCAGAGGGAAAAACAGGAACTGCTCGCTGCCCTGCAGCTGTACTACCGTGTATTTTTCCTCGGCGAGGACGTATAG